CCTAATTTACAGACACCCTTGTATGTAAAGTTGATATAGTGCCGGACAGGGAGAAGGGAGAATTGCAAATGGAAGAACTGAGAAAGAAGAGAAGGAGAAAGACAGAAAGGAAGATGGAGAGGAGAAATAGGGGAAAGAGTGGAGGAAGAAGGTGATAAAGAGAGGTTATAATACCAAATCAATTCATCAAAACTTATTCAGGTCTGTGCAAAAGAATATGCAAGGTCCCTATATATAGGGTAGAGAGCCCAACAAGTCAAAACTCTTTAAGCAACTAGAATGTTATTTCTAACTAAAATGTAAGTCTAACTCTAAGTAATAATTATAACTGTCTAACAGAAAATAAACTGTAACTAATAGATTATAATACCTTTCTACATAAAGGATAAAAGATAGATAATATACTGTAATACATCTTTTATTATAATCACTACTCTACTTGGAGAAAACTCATGAGTGAGACTAAACTCCAAAAGGTCTTAATTAATAGACCAAAACTCAATTTTTTGATTCATGTAATATAATGTGGTATTAGATCCTTGGGTACATGTGCAAATTACCAACTGAATGGACGATCATCTCCTGGAATGAGTGGCCAACATAATAATGATGGATATAAAGAGCACTAGTGTAATGAAGCGCAACGTGTGCTCTGATACTAAACTGATGTAGCACTAGAAAGGGAGAAAGGAGACATGCAAGTAGAATGAACGAGAAAGGAGAGAGCGAGAGAAGAGAAAGAGGGGGAgagggagagagaagagaggaggAAGAAAGTGAAGAAGAGAGGGTTTATAATACCAAAATTGATTCATCAAATCTTATCTGTTCAATAAAATATAGTACAAGGTATTATCGGATAGAGAACCCAACAAGTAAAAACTCTTTAAGCAACTAGAATTCAGTCTTAACCTAAACAATAAGCTCTAACTAACAGATAAAAAACTTATTCCTAACTAAAGACAAATATATATCTAACTAATCGATAAGACTTTATTTCTAATTAAAGATAAGAAGATAAATATCATGTGCTCATAACATCTTTTATAATCTACGCTAAAAAACCTCTTTAGCACCCATTGAATACTCAGACTCATAATGTTACTCGATATGATGGACTAAATGTGGACATAGGCATCTAAAATATTGTAGGAATTTGGGGAAAAGGAAAATACTAAATTATTTAACTAAACTACAATTACATGTATTTAGGGCTCACCTGTATACCAGAAACTGTAAAATATGGTATCTCAAACTTTACACGTATAGGAGCTTTTCTTTCAggagtggcttcttctgctgtaaTACTGGGAAGTCTAAACTCTGCTCTCAACATATATTCCTGAAAATGCAATGGGAATTAGCATAAAAGAAATCTCAGAGAGAGAACAAACAGTAAAAGGTAACTATGAGTTAAATCTTAAGCTAAGACTAAGCGTACGCTTACCTTACCACCTGGAAAAGATTTTATCTTCCAAATCAATGCATCCTTTTCAGGTGCATAAGTAGATGATCCCATCGATGTACGAACATCTGGATTAGTTGCATCCGTTGGAACAGGCAACTCAATTTCAACATTAGTTGCAGTGCTGAAATTATCAAATAAACTCATATCTGAACTAGCACCATATCATTATATCATAATGTATGCCATCTGAACTCCAAAAGATCAAATGATGCATCTCCAAATAGGTGTATAGCATAATACAAATAGACATACCTTCTCTCCTTGAACTGGCTTCGTGCTTTAACCAGAATTTCCATACGGCTCCTAGAATGTCTTTCCACTTGGGCTTCTACCCATAATAGAGGCTTTACCTGAGATTAATTACTATTATAACACTTTAATCGATTGAGTGAGTGAAAGCACTAAAAAAGGTCAGTCAGATAGAGAGCATTAAAACATTGGGAAGTGCACCTGTGTACTGAGTCTGTAGGTCATAAGATCGAAAGACCCATCAGGAGGTATAAATGATATAGTACGATCATTCTCAAATCGGGCCAAACGCACACACCTAAGTTACAGAAGAAGTTAGTAGAAGAATGATGGAGGGGGAGGGAAGGgagaacctttttttttttttggggggtggggggtgggtgggggtgggggagAGGGTGTGGGGACAGGTTACAAGCAAGAATTTGCTGATTAAAATCTGAGGACCCACCCACTCTCCCACTTGCTTACACTATCGGAAGTTTGAACAGATTATATAGTATACATTGCCCAGAAGAGCTTAATTTCTTCCCAACTCCCACACCCACCACAAACCTATTCTTGGGTAAAGCATATACGCAAAAAGATGTCATAATccacaaaagaaaataaaaatagttGAATTACATACTGATGAAACTTGATATCATCTAGATCAATAGCTTTCCCCTTAGCATTACGTCCTTGTGCTTCCAGCAACACTCTATCATTAAGGCCAAGCTTACATTCAGGCATACCACTGCAAGAGAAGAAACATTATGTCATTAGACCAGTACCACTCATCAATTATATGGCTGGGTAAAGGACAAGATGTAAAATTGAGATACTAGAGAAAAGTGACAAGGTGGGATTTTTGTCGAATTGCATTTAAACTAGTGAAAACCTTACAGGAGATCCAAAGGTTGGAAAAATAATGCAGTCCTTGTGTCAACATTTAAGAATCCTAGACATTATAGGTAGATATACACTAGTGATGCTACCATAGAGGCAGCTCATTAGCGAGACGGGAAGGAAATGCAGGCAAGAAGAAAGAACTTCACCAGCTCAACCGTGTAGATGTGAAGTGAAAGGCTCGGAGAACAAAATTACATGTAAATATGATCTTAGTAATGACAGAATCATAATCAGCACAGAACATCTTCACACTGCTAGTGCTAGTCCAAAAGATGTAAAACAATATTTAAGATCAGGCAGGACACTAGATCAAGAAACATCCCAGAGGTGGGGTTAGGCTTTGTCTTGCCTTCAGAACTGTTTTTAAAACTTTAGAAAAGGGAGCACTAAATCTCAACTTTCACTGAAGTGCCTATAAGATTTTAAGAACCTTCTGAAGTAATTTCATAAAAGAGAATACTAAAACAGACGCCCCCACAGTTTAAACAGAGTTCTTACTATCATCAATCTTACATACAACAGGATCAAGCCCTTAGTATTATAACGACAGGCTGTCTAACACATTAATGACCAAAAGGCTATTGCAAAGCCATATATGTTGGCGGCACAGGATACTGTTGCTCTGCATCTCATGTCATGAACTGTACCTAACTGTATTTACCGTCGCCAGCTGCTGCTCTAAACTGAAAACCAACCCCAAAGTTCTCACCTATGCCATCTATAGTAACGCTTACATTTTTCTTTGATTGAAGCTAACTTTAACAATAATATAAGCTAATTCGATTAACAATACAAAAAGTTCTTCCAAAACCAGTCCTTCCACCATCCTAATGTTGATAGTACAGGATCCACATCAAAGCCCAGACTGATTCACTATATTCGTCAGCAAGACAGGGTTAGGGATGAAGGACAGGATTCCAGATGAGgataatattaagatctgaatatcACAAAGAACAATTCAGTATGCAATATTACATAAAATGCTAAACTAGAACAGACAGAAATCAGTATACATTTGATCCTAGAACACTGCTGGTCATGATGGCGAGAAGTAGCCAGTACAAAACTTGAGTTTTTGAGGTGATTCTCAAAGAGAAATGTAGGCAACTGATAACAAAGTCATAATTTTTAGGGAGCTTGGACAAAGATTGCTCGCAAATCTGAAATTTATTACTATGACAAGAAGGCATAACGTCAAAAATCTTTTAACACCTATAGACATGAACTAGATGTTTATCACCCACACGGCCACAGCATACTGGGCAATCATACATTGACATTTCAGTTTTACCGATACAAGTAGGAATACGCAAAGAATGACCCATACATACATAAACACATATATCTCAGAAAAGTGCAAACCTCAAATAGGTCCTCATCTTCAATGCACCAACAACATCCGACCTCACTATTTGCCCATTGCTGTTAACAAGTATATTAACGCTCTCCACAACATCCAAAAATACCTGAAAGAACAACAAAATTCCATATAAGCCACTAAAAGAAACTGCTATTGAATAAAACATGTAAAACTTACTTCATTCTTCTTGTATTGTATCCCTTCACTACGCCAGGACACAGCATTTGTAACTGCCATTGGAGGCCTTTGTGTAACCTCCATTCTATATGCATCAGTTTTTATAAACTCACTGAGAATTTTTGCTTCAGTATATTGAGGATAACCAAAGTCCATCATTTCGTCAAGTAACTCATACTGCAAAAGATAAAACAGTGTTCCAGTCACAACCAATTCTTTACGATTTTCTTCCCAGTCACATGCTTTTTGTcccaaaaagaaataaaatgttCCTCATACCACTACAACAAAATTATCCCGTAGAGATTCTTCTTCTAACTCTTCAAAGTAATGCTTAAAGACCTGCCAGCAAAccaaataaaaggaaatgaataATTCTCCACAGCTACTCAACAGATAAATACATCTCAAACCAACATACTAAAGGCACACTTTTTAGAATGCCATTGTCACTTACATCAACAACACGGTGTAGAAACAGAAGAAGACTAGCAGCATTACAATTCTGCCTTGATGCGGTCATGAGATACACATTATTGTGCTGTATAAACATATATGTCACGCCATTATCATATGCAACAGGATCTTGAGGGTCACCCTGCAAATGATCAAATTCTAACACTTAAATTAGCCAGAAAAAGTAAACTCATTTTCTCCAACTAAGTCTTTACAAATCAGCTGTCTACAAATGGAACAAAATGAAGATCATAAATAATCTGCAGAACGCGAGGAGAATATTGAAATATTTTGCAATTCAACTGTAACTTCCGAACTTGATTAGttcttttttaataatttttcatcATTCAGAAAAGAGCCATCTCTAAAGAAGAGAAGCTCAACATAATCCTAACCCATAGGAAGTCATGCACAACCCATGCTTGCATA
This region of Nicotiana tomentosiformis chromosome 4, ASM39032v3, whole genome shotgun sequence genomic DNA includes:
- the LOC104098972 gene encoding AP-1 complex subunit mu-2, which gives rise to MAGAASALFLLDIKGRVLVWRDFRGDVSSVQAERFFTKLLEKEGDPQDPVAYDNGVTYMFIQHNNVYLMTASRQNCNAASLLLFLHRVVDVFKHYFEELEEESLRDNFVVVYELLDEMMDFGYPQYTEAKILSEFIKTDAYRMEVTQRPPMAVTNAVSWRSEGIQYKKNEVFLDVVESVNILVNSNGQIVRSDVVGALKMRTYLSGMPECKLGLNDRVLLEAQGRNAKGKAIDLDDIKFHQCVRLARFENDRTISFIPPDGSFDLMTYRLSTQVKPLLWVEAQVERHSRSRMEILVKARSQFKERSTATNVEIELPVPTDATNPDVRTSMGSSTYAPEKDALIWKIKSFPGGKEYMLRAEFRLPSITAEEATPERKAPIRVKFEIPYFTVSGIQVRYLKIIEKSGYQALPWVRYITMAGEYELRLT